GATTCTCCGGGTTGCGTATCCAGCAGACGTTGAGATAAGGATCCTCGACCACGTCTTCGCCGGTAATGTTTTTCGGCAGGTCGTATTCAAACACGTACATACGCAACGCAAGCAGTGCGTCGGAAACCGTCACTTCCCCGTCGTCGTCCACGTCGCACGGGAGGAAGGTTCTTATGCGCTGTACGCCTCTCGACGTCCAGTAACACCGGTGCTCCCATATAGCAACCTTAATATCCGCAACACCTTTTGACTTTGCCTCGATTTCAGCCGAATACATATAACCCGGCATATACGGCGACACCTCGGAAGTTACATATACGTCCTTTTCCGAAAAATCGTAATCAAGATACACTTCGTACTTATCATACCAGTCGGAGCAGGCATCCTCATCTTCCATCGGATCAGTGTCGTAATCCGATGGCCACTTTTGCTTGTGAGCAGACGTGAAATCAACGACGTCGGATCGAGTTGATCTCCAAAGCGTAAAGATAGCAACGTGCCCCTCAACTCTCGTGAAAGAAAAATCCATAGGGTTCCAAGACGTAGGCAAAACCATCGGATTATTTATTCTCAATTCAATACTGTCACCTATCGGAAGATAAATGATATCACGTTCAGACTCAAAAGAAATCTTCGGATAATCATTATTGACCGCAGCGACATGTGCGGGAGCCAAAAACAGCAGAACCACCACTATTATCGAGGTTATAATCAGGCCGATACTTTTTCTCACTTCACTCAACCTCCTCTATCCATTAGGTATCATCAAGAAAAAACGACGGGATAATCATAGTATAACTCAGGCGGAACTGAAGTAAATACATATGTTGGTGAAATAGCGGCCTCAAGAACAAATAATACAACAAAAATAGAAACCGTCATTAATACCTTTTTTTATCATAATAGTCCGCGCCCCTTATTCCATCTTTTTATTCATAAAATATCATAACATAACAAAATATGATATGTCAAATATTATTTTGGTTTATTAGCATAGTTTAATCTTAAGTGTCTTTTAGACAATAAAAGGAATTACTACCACCCATATGCCCGCATCTGTTTTTTTATCAAACCACTTGACGAAATATACGCGCGGAGTTATAATATATATCGTATATAGGCGGCTGACCGCCGAATAAAGAAAAGCAATACCAAAATATCATAAAGGGAGATGTTACAATGGGACTTATTAAAGCGGGCCTCGGCGCCCTGGGCGGAGTTCTCGCCGATCAGTGGAAGGAATTCTTCTACTGCGAAGCTCTGCCGGAGAACGTCCTCGTCACCAAGGGACAGAAGGTCGTCAACGGCAAGCGCAGCAGCAACACCAAAGGCAGCGACAACATCATTTCCAACGGCTCGAAGATTGCCGTCAACGAGGGTCAGTTCATGATCATCGTCGATCAGGGCAAGGTCGTTGAGTTCTCCGGCGAGCCCGGCGAATTCATCTACGACTCCTCCACCGAGCCCAGCCTCTTCGCCGGCAAGTTCGGAACCTCGCTGAAGGAGACCTTCAAGCTCATCGGCAAGCGTTTCGCCATGGGCGGCGACACCGGCCACGACCAGCGCATCTACTTCTTCAACACGAAGGAGATCATGGGCAACAAGTTCGGCACTCCGAACCCCATCATGTTCGACGTCGTCAACAAGGACATCAACATGAGAAGGACCGTTCAGGTCAGATGCAACGGCGTGTATTCCTACACGATCACCAACCCGCTCGTCTTCTACTCCAGAGTCTGCGGCAACGTTGAGAGCGACTACACCAGAGACCGCATCGACCAGCAGCTGAAGACCGAGTTCATCGACGCGCTGACTCCGGCGCTCGCCTCGATGTCCGACCTCGGACTGCGTCCGGCGCAGCTCCCCGCGAAGTCGGTCGAGCTGAAGACCGCGATGAACCAGGCGCTCCAGAACGAATGGGTGGACGCCCGCGGCATCACGGTTGAAAAGATCGCGCTGAATCCGATTACCCTCACCGAAGAGGATATGAAGAAGATCAACGAGATGGAAGACGCCGCGACCATGGGCTCCAACGCCTTCATGATGGCCGGACGTATGACTAACGCCACCGCTACCGCGATGGAGAACGCCGCGAACAACCCGAACGGCGCCTTCACCGGCTTCCTCGGCATGAACATGGCGGGCGGCGCCGGCGGAAACGGCGGCGGATTCGCCGCGGCTCAGAACTTCTATGCCGCCGGCGTTCAGCAGCAGCAACAGCAGATGGCTCAGCAGCAGGCGCAGCAGGCCGCGGACGCGTGGAAGTGCGAGTGCGGCGCGGAGAACACCGCGAAGTTCTGCTCGAACTGCGGCAAGCCGAAGCCGGCTCCCGTCCAGGGCTGGACCTGCGAATGCGGCGCCGTCAATCAGGGCAAGTTCTGCGCCGAGTGCGGCAAGCCGAAGCCGGCCGGAGCGAAGCTCTATAAGTGCGACAAGTGCGGCTGGACCCCCGCGGATCCGGAGCATCCGCCGAAGTTCTGCCCCGAGTGCGGCGATATCTTCGACGACAAAGACGCGCAGTAATAAACAGCGCGCAAACGCGAACATATCAAAAGGAGCGTTCCCGACCGGGAGCGCTCCTTTCTTAATATAATGATAGTTAAAACAGCCCGACGGAAATCTCCGCCGGGCTGTTCCGTTTGCGCTTCCGCAATGATTATTCGTACAGCTCCTTGAGCTTGAGGAGGTGCTGATACTTCTTCGCGGCGTTTTCCTTCGCCTTGTTGAAGAGCTCTTCCGCTCTCTCGGGCGACGCCTGCATGAGGCGGGTGTATCTGGTCTCGTTCTTGATGAACTCGATGTAGTCCGCGGTCGGCTCCTTGCTGTCCAGCGTGAAGGGGTTCTTGCCCTCCGCCTTCAGCGCGGGGTTGAAGCGGAACATCTGCCAGTAACCGGCCTCGACGGCCTTCTTCATCTCGGACTGGCTGTTGGTCATGCCGCCCTTGACGCCGTGCATTTCGCAGGGCGAGTAGCCGATGATGAGGGACGGACCCGGATAGGCTTCCGCTTCCTGCAGCGCCTTAATGGTCTGGTTCATGTCGGCGCCCATCGCGATCTGCGCGACGTAGACGTAGCCGTAGGACATCGCGATCTGCGCGAGGTCCTTCTTGCCGATCGCCTTGCCGGCCGCGGCAAACTGCGCCACCTGACCGATCTGGCTGGCCTTGGAGGCCTGACCGCCGGTGTTGGAGTAGACTTCGGTATCGAAGACCATGACGTTCACGTCTTCGCCGGAGGCGAGAACGTGGTCGAGGCCGCCGAAGCCGATGTCGTAAGCCCAGCCGTCGCCGCCGAAGATCCATACGGACTTCTTGGAGAGGTAATCCTTCTCGGCGAGGATCTTCCTGCCGAGCTCGCAGTCGCACTTCTCGAGCATTTCGACGAGCGCCTTCGCGGCGGCGTCGTTGGCCTTGCCGTCGTTGACGGTCTCGAGGTAGCGGTCGATGACCGCTTTCTTATCGGCGTCTTCGACCTTCTCGGCGAGCTCCTTGACGTAGCCGATGAGGCGCAGTCTGATGGTCTTCTGGCCGAGGTACATTCCGAGGCCGTGCTCGGCGTTGTCTTCGAAGAGGCTGTTCGCCCACGCCGGTCCCCTGCCGCTGTCGCGGTTGACGGTGTAAGGCGTGGCGGGCGCGGAGCCGCCCCAGATGGAGGAGCAGCCGGTCGCGTTGGAGATATACATTCTCTCACCGAAAAGCTGGGTGATGAGGCGCGCGTAGGAGGTTTCGGCGCAGCCGGCGCAGGAGCCGGAGAACTCAAGCAGCGGCTGATTGAACTGGCTGCCTTTGACGGTCGTGTCGGCGAAGGGGGTCTCCTTCTTCGTCACGTTCGCGACGGCGTAGTCGAACGCAGCCTGCTGTTCCTTCTGGCTCTCCTGCGGGACCATCTTAAGCGCTTTTTCCTTCGCGGGGCAGATGTTGACGCAGAGTCCGCAGCCCATGCAGTCGAGCGGGCTGACGCTCATGGTGAAGACGTAGTCCTCGCAGCCCTTGCCCTTCATCTGCGCGGTCTTCGTGGAGGCGGGAGCCGCGGCGGCTTCCTCCTTGCTCATCGCGAAGGGGCGGATGGTGGCGTGCGGACAGACGTAGGCGCACTGGTTGCACTGCAGGCAGTTCTCGGGGATCCACTCGGGGACGTCCACCGCAACGCCGCGCTTCTCGTAAGCGGCGGCTCCCTGCGGGAAGGTGCCGTCGACGTGAGGCACGAACTTGGATACCGGCAGGCTGTCGCCGTTCATCTTGGAGACCGGAACGACGATGTCCTTGACGAACTTGACCAGCTCGGGGCGCTTGCCTTCGATGGCGACTTCCTGCGGCTTGACCTCGATGGTCTTCCAGCTCTCGGGAACGTCGACCTTGACGATGGCGTCGACGCCGGCGTCGATGGCCTTATAGTTCATTTCGACGACCGCTTCGCCCTTCTTCATATAGGACTTCTTGGCCGCTTCCTTCATGAAGGTGACCGCCTCGTCGATGGGCATGATGTTCGCGAGCGCGAAGAACGCGGACTGCAGGATCGTGTTGGTGCGCTTGCCCATACCGATCTCTCTCGCCTTGTCGATGGCGTTGACGGTGTAGAAGTGGATGCCGTTCTCGGCGATGTAGCGCTTCGCCTCGGCGGGCAGATGCGTTTCGATCTCTTCGGGAGTCCACTGGCAGTTCAGCAGGAAGATTCCGCCGGGCTTGACGTCGTTGACGATCTTGTAGCCCTTGATCATGTAGGACGGGTTGTGGCAGGCGACGAAGTTCGCCTTAGTGATGTAGTAAGGAGACTTGATGGGGCTGTCGCCGAAACGCAGGTGCGAGATCGTGACGCCGCCGGTCTTCTTGGAGTCGTACTGGAAGTACGCCTGGATGTATTTATCGGTGTGGTCGCCGATGATCTTGATGGAGTTCTTGTTCGCGCCGACGGTGCCGTCGCCGCCGAGGCCCCAGAACTTGCAGGAGATAGTGCCGGGCGCGGCGGTGTCGGGCGCAGGCTTCTCCTCGAGGGAGAGGCCGGTCACGTCGTCGACGATGCCGACGGTGAAGCTGTGCTTCGGCTTGTCGGCCTTGAGGTTCTCATATACAGCGAAGACGCTGGACGGAGGAGTATCCTTCGAGCCGAGGCCGTAGCGGCCGCCGACGACCTTGCCGGTGTAGCCGTTCATGTTAAGCGCGGCTACGACGTCGAGGTAAAGCGGCTCGCCGAGGGAGCCGGGCTCCTTCGTGCGGTCCATGACGGCGATCGCCTTGACGGTCTTCGGGATGGCGGCGAAGAACTTGTCCGCGACGAAGGGTCTGTAAAGGCGGACCTTCACGAGGCCAACCTTCTCGCCCTGCGCGAGCATATAGTCGATGACTTCTTCGGCGACGTCGCAGAAGGAGCCCATCGCGACGATGACTCTCTCCGCGTCCGGAGCGCCGTAGTAGTTGAAGAGCTTATAGTCGGTGCCGATCTTGGCGTTGACCTTGTTCATATACTCCTCGACGACGGCGGGGAGCTCCTGATAATACTTGTTGCACGCCTCTCTGTGCTGGAAGAAGATGTCGCCGTTTTCGGCGGAGCCGCGGAGCACGGGGTGCTCGGGGTTGATAGAGCGGGCGCGGAACTCCGCAATCGCATCCTTATCAATCATCTCTTCGAGGTCGGCGTAATCCCAGACTTCGATCTTCTGGATCTCGTGGGAGGTGCGGAAACCGTCAAAGAAGTTGATGAACGGCACTCTGCCCTTGATGGTGGAAAGGTGCGCAACGGCGCCGAGGTCCATGACCTCCTGCGGGTTGCTCTCGGCGAGCATCGCGTAGCCGGTCTGGCGGCAGGCGTAGATGTCGGAGTGGTCGCCGAAGATGTTCAGCGCGTGAGAAGCGACGCAGCGCGCGGAAACGTGGATAACGTTCGGCAGCAGCTCGCCCGCGATCTTATACATATTCG
The genomic region above belongs to Clostridia bacterium and contains:
- a CDS encoding SPFH domain-containing protein — translated: MGLIKAGLGALGGVLADQWKEFFYCEALPENVLVTKGQKVVNGKRSSNTKGSDNIISNGSKIAVNEGQFMIIVDQGKVVEFSGEPGEFIYDSSTEPSLFAGKFGTSLKETFKLIGKRFAMGGDTGHDQRIYFFNTKEIMGNKFGTPNPIMFDVVNKDINMRRTVQVRCNGVYSYTITNPLVFYSRVCGNVESDYTRDRIDQQLKTEFIDALTPALASMSDLGLRPAQLPAKSVELKTAMNQALQNEWVDARGITVEKIALNPITLTEEDMKKINEMEDAATMGSNAFMMAGRMTNATATAMENAANNPNGAFTGFLGMNMAGGAGGNGGGFAAAQNFYAAGVQQQQQQMAQQQAQQAADAWKCECGAENTAKFCSNCGKPKPAPVQGWTCECGAVNQGKFCAECGKPKPAGAKLYKCDKCGWTPADPEHPPKFCPECGDIFDDKDAQ
- the nifJ gene encoding pyruvate:ferredoxin (flavodoxin) oxidoreductase; the encoded protein is MARQRKSMDGNTAAAHVSYAFTEVAAIYPITPSSVMAELTDSWSAGGLKNIFGDKVKVMEMQSEAGAAGTVHGSLAAGALTTTYTASQGLLLMIPNMYKIAGELLPNVIHVSARCVASHALNIFGDHSDIYACRQTGYAMLAESNPQEVMDLGAVAHLSTIKGRVPFINFFDGFRTSHEIQKIEVWDYADLEEMIDKDAIAEFRARSINPEHPVLRGSAENGDIFFQHREACNKYYQELPAVVEEYMNKVNAKIGTDYKLFNYYGAPDAERVIVAMGSFCDVAEEVIDYMLAQGEKVGLVKVRLYRPFVADKFFAAIPKTVKAIAVMDRTKEPGSLGEPLYLDVVAALNMNGYTGKVVGGRYGLGSKDTPPSSVFAVYENLKADKPKHSFTVGIVDDVTGLSLEEKPAPDTAAPGTISCKFWGLGGDGTVGANKNSIKIIGDHTDKYIQAYFQYDSKKTGGVTISHLRFGDSPIKSPYYITKANFVACHNPSYMIKGYKIVNDVKPGGIFLLNCQWTPEEIETHLPAEAKRYIAENGIHFYTVNAIDKAREIGMGKRTNTILQSAFFALANIMPIDEAVTFMKEAAKKSYMKKGEAVVEMNYKAIDAGVDAIVKVDVPESWKTIEVKPQEVAIEGKRPELVKFVKDIVVPVSKMNGDSLPVSKFVPHVDGTFPQGAAAYEKRGVAVDVPEWIPENCLQCNQCAYVCPHATIRPFAMSKEEAAAAPASTKTAQMKGKGCEDYVFTMSVSPLDCMGCGLCVNICPAKEKALKMVPQESQKEQQAAFDYAVANVTKKETPFADTTVKGSQFNQPLLEFSGSCAGCAETSYARLITQLFGERMYISNATGCSSIWGGSAPATPYTVNRDSGRGPAWANSLFEDNAEHGLGMYLGQKTIRLRLIGYVKELAEKVEDADKKAVIDRYLETVNDGKANDAAAKALVEMLEKCDCELGRKILAEKDYLSKKSVWIFGGDGWAYDIGFGGLDHVLASGEDVNVMVFDTEVYSNTGGQASKASQIGQVAQFAAAGKAIGKKDLAQIAMSYGYVYVAQIAMGADMNQTIKALQEAEAYPGPSLIIGYSPCEMHGVKGGMTNSQSEMKKAVEAGYWQMFRFNPALKAEGKNPFTLDSKEPTADYIEFIKNETRYTRLMQASPERAEELFNKAKENAAKKYQHLLKLKELYE